The genomic stretch TATCGAGCTTGGGCGTCAGCCCCGTGCTGCGCTGCACCGCGCGGCTCAGCGCCTCGACGAAGGGACCGGGCTGGGTAAGGAAGCTCTCGCCCGAGACCTGGACGCGCAGGCTGTGATCCGGCGCGTGTTCGGCCAGCACGTCGCGCAGATGCGCGGTAAGGGCTTCCGAGGTGTGCAGCTCGTTGAAGCGGATGTTCAGGAAGGCGCTGGCTTGCGCCGGGATCACGTTGGTCGCGGAATTATCCACCTGGATGCCGGTGACCTGCAGCGTCGAGGCTTCGAACCAGGTGCTGCCCGCATCGAGCGGTGTCGCGGTCAGCGCATCCAGCACGCGGATCAGGCGATGCACCGGGTTATCGGCCAGTTGCGGATAGGCGCTGTGGCCCTGGCGGCCCTGGATGGTGATCCAGGCATTCATGCTGCCGCGCCGGCCGATCTTGATGGTATCGCCCAGCGCTGCCTTCGACGTCGGCTCGCCCACCACGCAGATATCCGGCGTGTGGCCGTGCGCGGCCATCCATTCCAGCACGCGGCGCGTGCCATCCACGGAAGGCCCCTCCTCATCACCGGTGATGAGCAGCGAGAGCGATCCAGGGTGATCCGGATGGGCGGCCAGGTAGTCGGTCAGGCCGGCCACGAAGGCGGCGATGCCGCCCTTCATGTCGCAGGCGCCGCGGCCATAGAGCACGCCATCGCGGATCACGGCGGCGAAGGGGTTGTCGGCCCAGGCGGCCTCATCGCCGGGCGGGACCACATCGGTGTGGCCGGCGTAGCAGAAATGCGGCGCGCCGGTGCCGCGTCGGGCAAAGAGGTTGTCCACCTCGTTGAAACGCAGCCGCGTGCAGGTGAAGCCGAGCGGACGGAGTGCGGCCTCCATCACATCCAGCGCGCCATCATCGGCCGGCGTCACGCTGCGGCAGCGGATCAGCGCCTGCGCAAGGGGGATCGGATCAGCCGCAGCGGTCATGGCTGAGGCCGCTCCGCGGCAGGGCGGCAGCGCATCAGCGCCTGCGCAAGGGGGATGGGGTCGGCCGTGTTATTCGCCACGCTCGGCCCGCCGCCAATCATCGGTCAACTGACCCGCGAAGCCCCAATCCTCCTCGGCGATCTCCTGGATCACGACATGCGTGTGCTCGGGCTTCTTGCCGAGCACACGCGCCAGCGTCGCCGTGAAGTCGCGCACGATCTCGGCCTTTTGCGCCCGGGTGGCGCCCGCCGTGATCTGGAGGTTCACATAGGGCACGCTTCAGTCACGCAGCAGATCATTGATGCTGGTCTTGGCGCGCGTCTGCGCATCCACGCGCTTCACGATCACCGCGCAATAAAGCGACGGCCCCGGCGAACCATCGGGCAGCGGCTTGCCCGGCAGATTGCCCGGCACCACCACGGAATAGGATGGCACGCGGCCGATGAAGATCTCGCCCGTCGCGCGGTCCACGATCTTGGTGGTGGCCGAGAGGAACACGCCCATGGCCAACACCGAGCCCTGCTCGACGATCACGCCCTCCACCACCTCGGAGCGCGCGCCGATGAAGCAATCATCCTCGATGACCACCGGATTGGCCTGCAGGGGCTCCAGCACGCCACCAATGCCCACACCGCCCGAGAGATGCACATTCTTGCCGATCTGCGCGCAGGAGCCGACGGTGGCCCAGGTATCCACCATGGTATTGGCGCCGACATGGGCCCCGAGATTCACGAAGCTCGGCATCAGCACCACATTGGGGGCGATATAGGCGGAATGGCGGGCCACGGCGCCCGGCACGGCGCGGAAGCCGGCTTCCTTCCATCGGTTCGGACCCCAGCCGGCCCATTTGAGCGCGACCTTGTCATAGGCGCCGGCGGCGGTGTCCATCGGCGCCGAATCGGTCAGCCGGAAGGAGAGCAGCACGGCCTGCTTCAGCCATTGATTGACCTGCCAGCCCGCGGCACCCTTTTCGGCCACGCGCGCCTCGCCACGATCCAGCATCTCCAGCGCGGCCTGCACATCCTCCCGGGCCTCACCTTGAGTGGCGGAGGAGAGCGTGTCGCGCTTCTCCCAGAGGGCTTCGATGCGGGCTTGCAGGCTCATGGGATGCGGGCTCCTTGGATGTCGGGCGCAGGCTTCGCAGCGAGGGGCCGGGGTGTCAATCTGGCGGGGGTGTCGGCTGGTGCGGCGCGGGTCAAATGGCTTCCGGTGAAAAGCCGCCCCTGATAAGCACGCAGCCGCAACCATTCGGACCCCAAGCGCCATGCCAAAGCCCCTCTGGCTCGCCCTGATCCTGCCGCTGATGGCCGCGGGCTTCGCTCCCTCGGCCGAGGCGCAACCGGCCCGCGCCCAGCCTGCAGCGCCTGCGCCCGCAGCGCCCGCGCCCGCAGCACCTTCCCCACCGGCACCCGCAGCCGCACCAGCGCCGACACCCTCCGCCGAACTCCCGGACCGCACCCAGGCCAATTTCGGCGATTGGCTGGTGCGCTGCGAAACCCAGCGCCCCGCCGGCCAGCCCGTGGCGCGCGTCTGCGAGCTGGCGATCGCCATGAATGACCAGCGCGGCCAGCCCATCGCGCAGCTGGTCATCGGGCGCCCCGGGCGGGCCGATCCGCACCGCATGCTGGTGCAGCTGCCGCTGGAGCTGCGTGTGGACCAACCCGCCCGGCTGCTGATCGACCCTGGCGCCCCGCCGGCCGAGGCGCTCATCCTCCCCTTCCGCCTGTGCAGCGCGTCACGCGGTGGCTGCTTTGGCGAGCTGGAAGCCATCCCGGCGCCCGTGCTGGCCCGCATGCGCGCGCGGGCCGAGGCGCAGGGCCGGCTGGATTTCCGCGACAGCGCGGGGCGCGAGATCCAGATCCTCTTCAGCTTCCGCGGTTTTGGCCAGGCGCTGGACGGGCTGGCGCGGGAAATTGGCGGCTGATTGCAGCACCAGGGGCAGCCGATCCACACCGGCTTCACCACCCCGCCCATCGCCTCGACACAGAGCCTGAAGCCGGTTTGCCGCAGGGCGACGCCATGCCAAGCTTGCGCCCTTGCTTGAGGGATTTCCGCGCATGGCCGATGCCGATCTGAACAGCGCCGCCTGGCGCGTGCCGCCCACGCGCTACCTCGCGTCACGCCCCGTGGAATATGCGCTGCCGGCGGAGCCCGTTTCATGCCACGTCACCATGCAGGATGGCTGCCGCCTTGCCGTGGATGTCTGGCTGCCGGAGGGCGCGCGGAGCGCCGTGCCCGCCATCCTGATCCACACCCCCTATTACCGCCGCTTCGCCATGCGCCCCGGCAGCGAGGGCGAGGCCTGCCCCAATGCGGCGAAATTCCGCGATGCCTTCGTGCCGCGCGGCTATGCGCTGGTGGTCGTGGATATTCGCGGCACCGGGGCCAGCTTCGGCACGCGCGACAGTTTCCGCTCCCCGCGTGAACGCGAGGATGCGCGCCAGATCAGCGACTGGATCGTGGCGCAGCCCTGGTCCGACGGACGGATCGGCGCCACGGGCATTTCCTATCCCGGTGCCGCCTCCGATTTCCTGGCCAGCACCGGGCACCCGGCCGTGCGCGCCATCATCCCGCTGTTTGCCGTCTGGGACACCTGGGCCGATCACTATTACCCGGGCGGGGTTTTCCTGAACCGCCTGGCCCAGGTCTATGACGAACTCATGGTCGCGATGGACCATGACCGGCGGGACCTGCTGTCCAAGGTGAGTTACTTTTCCAACCCGGACCTGGCCGGCCCCGCCCCCGTGGATGACGACACCGATGGCAGCCTGGTGCGCGCGGCCGTGGCGGAGCATCTCGGCAATTTCCGCATGCCCGATTTCATCACCGACCTCGCCTTTCGCGAGGAGGCGCTGCCCTATGATCCGGGCTTCTCCTCGGCGCAGATCAGCCCCTATGCGGTCAGCGCGTCCATCCCGAAGGATGTCGCGATCTACGCCGTCTCGGGCTGGCTGGATGGGGTGGGCTACGCCAATTCGGCCATCGCGCGCTACCTGACGATG from Sediminicoccus sp. KRV36 encodes the following:
- the dapE gene encoding succinyl-diaminopimelate desuccinylase — protein: MTAAADPIPLAQALIRCRSVTPADDGALDVMEAALRPLGFTCTRLRFNEVDNLFARRGTGAPHFCYAGHTDVVPPGDEAAWADNPFAAVIRDGVLYGRGACDMKGGIAAFVAGLTDYLAAHPDHPGSLSLLITGDEEGPSVDGTRRVLEWMAAHGHTPDICVVGEPTSKAALGDTIKIGRRGSMNAWITIQGRQGHSAYPQLADNPVHRLIRVLDALTATPLDAGSTWFEASTLQVTGIQVDNSATNVIPAQASAFLNIRFNELHTSEALTAHLRDVLAEHAPDHSLRVQVSGESFLTQPGPFVEALSRAVQRSTGLTPKLDTGGGTSDARFITRHCPVAELGAVGASLHQRDESAPVEELRALAGLYRAVIEECLR
- a CDS encoding 4-oxalocrotonate tautomerase family protein; protein product: MPYVNLQITAGATRAQKAEIVRDFTATLARVLGKKPEHTHVVIQEIAEEDWGFAGQLTDDWRRAERGE
- the dapD gene encoding 2,3,4,5-tetrahydropyridine-2,6-dicarboxylate N-succinyltransferase, which produces MSLQARIEALWEKRDTLSSATQGEAREDVQAALEMLDRGEARVAEKGAAGWQVNQWLKQAVLLSFRLTDSAPMDTAAGAYDKVALKWAGWGPNRWKEAGFRAVPGAVARHSAYIAPNVVLMPSFVNLGAHVGANTMVDTWATVGSCAQIGKNVHLSGGVGIGGVLEPLQANPVVIEDDCFIGARSEVVEGVIVEQGSVLAMGVFLSATTKIVDRATGEIFIGRVPSYSVVVPGNLPGKPLPDGSPGPSLYCAVIVKRVDAQTRAKTSINDLLRD
- a CDS encoding invasion associated locus B family protein, giving the protein MPKPLWLALILPLMAAGFAPSAEAQPARAQPAAPAPAAPAPAAPSPPAPAAAPAPTPSAELPDRTQANFGDWLVRCETQRPAGQPVARVCELAIAMNDQRGQPIAQLVIGRPGRADPHRMLVQLPLELRVDQPARLLIDPGAPPAEALILPFRLCSASRGGCFGELEAIPAPVLARMRARAEAQGRLDFRDSAGREIQILFSFRGFGQALDGLAREIGG
- a CDS encoding CocE/NonD family hydrolase, yielding MADADLNSAAWRVPPTRYLASRPVEYALPAEPVSCHVTMQDGCRLAVDVWLPEGARSAVPAILIHTPYYRRFAMRPGSEGEACPNAAKFRDAFVPRGYALVVVDIRGTGASFGTRDSFRSPREREDARQISDWIVAQPWSDGRIGATGISYPGAASDFLASTGHPAVRAIIPLFAVWDTWADHYYPGGVFLNRLAQVYDELMVAMDHDRRDLLSKVSYFSNPDLAGPAPVDDDTDGSLVRAAVAEHLGNFRMPDFITDLAFREEALPYDPGFSSAQISPYAVSASIPKDVAIYAVSGWLDGVGYANSAIARYLTMQGNPTHLLLGPWDHGARCNVSPWRSRIEPEFALLGEMLRFFDEYLMGHDTGLRDEAPIHYFSMHGESWNAAASWPPVPDTARLHFAPGALGTAPGSNSVAHHPSDFAWGSGDGTRYERIAAINALDYHTDWTERQAALPGYDTAPFEQDMVLSGHVIAELMIASSEADASILCYISEIEPDGTARYVTEGLLRALHRQEAPNPPEYQSTWPFRSFHRADAKPLTPGVAERMRIPLLPTSWVFRKGSVLRFSLAGTDAHHIKQIPHGRPPVLSLHLGQCALDLPLKPFEE